The following are from one region of the Candidatus Acidulodesulfobacterium ferriphilum genome:
- a CDS encoding LpxI family protein has protein sequence MEDKNIGIIAGYGEFPLIYINELKSKGYSVHVCAIEEEADKGLAEHTDSIVYISVGQLGKLVKFFNSVGVRDVIMAGKVKKTLMFKKVKPDLKAITLFLSLKDKRDDTILNAICNFFEKEGITVVPQTKYITSIFLPKGVASKRVPTKKEMDDIGFGLNAARLIAAADIGQTAVIKDKSVMALEAIEGTDEAIIRGGKLASGGAVVVKVNKPNQDLRFDVPAVGGNTIDALMSVNATCLAFEANTIVLNKEEFIKKANESSISIYVM, from the coding sequence ATGGAAGATAAAAATATTGGAATAATTGCCGGTTACGGAGAGTTTCCTTTAATATACATAAATGAACTAAAATCCAAAGGGTATTCCGTGCATGTGTGCGCGATAGAGGAAGAAGCCGACAAGGGTTTGGCGGAGCATACGGATTCGATTGTTTATATAAGCGTCGGCCAGCTCGGAAAATTGGTAAAATTTTTTAATTCCGTTGGGGTTAGAGATGTAATTATGGCAGGCAAGGTAAAAAAAACCCTTATGTTTAAAAAGGTCAAACCGGATTTAAAGGCTATCACGCTTTTTTTATCGCTTAAAGATAAAAGGGATGATACTATCTTGAACGCAATTTGCAATTTCTTTGAAAAAGAAGGCATAACCGTAGTTCCGCAAACTAAGTATATAACCTCTATTTTCCTGCCAAAGGGCGTTGCTTCTAAACGGGTTCCCACTAAAAAAGAAATGGACGATATCGGCTTTGGATTGAATGCCGCAAGATTGATTGCCGCCGCCGATATTGGACAGACCGCCGTTATAAAGGATAAATCAGTTATGGCATTAGAAGCGATAGAGGGAACGGATGAAGCAATTATAAGAGGAGGAAAACTTGCAAGCGGCGGGGCTGTCGTCGTAAAAGTCAACAAGCCGAACCAGGATTTAAGATTTGATGTTCCTGCCGTCGGCGGCAATACGATAGATGCACTTATGTCGGTTAATGCTACTTGTTTAGCATTCGAAGCCAACACTATTGTTCTAAACAAAGAAGAGTTTATTAAAAAGGCGAACGAATCATCCATTTCCATATATGTAATGTAA
- a CDS encoding OmpH family outer membrane protein, with protein sequence MKRLIFNLSLAVILTLFAMALTYSNSKNVWAAGSSIAVVNMQNIISMSNQGKKANAELKALYSTYTARLLTMRKKIAAIQNDLKQNGSIMSASEKAHKTKEFETDISKFRAEEKHVQGAMAEKRYTLLKGIVDKATAIITAIAKKNGYQLVIDRPSVVYRAQGIDITNEVLTQMNSK encoded by the coding sequence ATGAAAAGATTAATTTTTAATTTAAGTCTTGCGGTAATTTTAACTTTATTCGCCATGGCATTAACTTATTCAAATTCAAAAAATGTATGGGCGGCGGGTTCCTCCATTGCCGTAGTTAATATGCAAAATATTATTTCGATGTCAAATCAGGGCAAAAAAGCTAATGCGGAGCTAAAGGCTTTGTATTCCACATATACCGCCAGATTGTTAACGATGAGAAAAAAAATAGCCGCGATTCAAAATGATTTGAAGCAGAACGGCTCTATAATGTCGGCCAGCGAAAAGGCGCATAAGACAAAGGAGTTTGAAACGGATATTTCAAAGTTTAGAGCCGAGGAGAAGCATGTTCAGGGTGCTATGGCAGAAAAAAGATATACGCTTTTAAAAGGAATAGTAGATAAAGCCACTGCTATTATAACCGCAATTGCAAAGAAAAACGGCTACCAGCTTGTTATCGACAGACCAAGCGTAGTTTACAGGGCTCAGGGGATTGATATTACAAATGAAGTTTTAACGCAGATGAACTCAAAATAA
- the lysS gene encoding lysine--tRNA ligase: protein MEQELNLVEKGRIEKLKKLKEKGINPFDNNFIKEENIKEIIGEYNSKDREFFEKNTAGVKTAGRILIIRNFGKASFFRLRDGEGEIQCYIQKGTVKDGDFELFTEFIDAGDIVGVEGHLFRTKTNELTIKVERIGILTKSILPLPEKWHGLKDIEARFRKRYIDLIANEGAREIFKKRAQTINFIRSFLNSNEFLEVETPVMQTNPGGATARPFKTHHNALNLELYMRIAPELYLKRLVVGGFDRVYEIGRNFRNEGISVKHNPEFTMLEFYMAYATHEYLMNFVEEMLSELAKHICGNLQIDYASEKLDFTPPFKRIKLKDSLFEIAGFKPEEVDSASKIYDILTAKNVSNISRNDSYGELLTLLFDETVEPKLINPTFVTDYPVESSPLARRNDEDPSVADRFELFIAGREIGNAFSELNDPFDQEERFKSQVDAKIKEGLPVEMDDDYIEALKQGLPPTAGCGIGIDRIVMLLTNSYSIRDVILFPLLKPVNK, encoded by the coding sequence TTGGAACAGGAGCTAAATCTTGTCGAAAAAGGGCGCATTGAAAAGCTAAAAAAATTAAAAGAAAAAGGGATAAACCCTTTTGATAATAATTTTATAAAAGAAGAAAATATTAAAGAGATTATAGGCGAATATAATTCAAAAGACAGAGAGTTTTTTGAAAAAAATACGGCAGGCGTAAAAACTGCCGGCAGAATTCTTATCATAAGAAATTTTGGCAAGGCTTCGTTTTTCAGGCTTCGGGACGGCGAAGGGGAGATACAGTGTTATATCCAAAAAGGTACGGTAAAAGATGGTGATTTTGAGCTTTTTACCGAATTTATCGATGCGGGAGATATTGTCGGGGTGGAGGGACATCTTTTCAGGACAAAAACAAATGAACTGACGATAAAAGTAGAGCGTATCGGCATCCTGACTAAATCTATTTTGCCTTTGCCTGAAAAATGGCACGGGCTTAAGGACATCGAGGCCCGTTTCAGAAAAAGATATATAGATTTAATAGCAAACGAGGGGGCGCGCGAGATATTTAAAAAAAGGGCGCAGACGATTAATTTTATACGCTCCTTTTTAAATTCCAACGAATTTTTAGAGGTTGAAACGCCGGTTATGCAGACTAACCCGGGTGGCGCAACGGCAAGGCCTTTTAAAACGCATCATAACGCCCTTAATTTAGAACTTTATATGCGAATAGCGCCAGAGTTGTATTTAAAAAGATTAGTCGTAGGCGGCTTTGACAGGGTGTACGAAATTGGGAGAAATTTTCGCAACGAAGGCATTTCCGTAAAACACAACCCCGAATTTACGATGTTAGAATTTTATATGGCATACGCGACGCACGAATATTTAATGAATTTTGTCGAGGAGATGCTTTCCGAACTCGCAAAACATATTTGCGGGAATCTTCAAATCGACTATGCCTCTGAAAAATTAGATTTTACTCCCCCCTTTAAAAGAATAAAATTAAAGGACAGCCTTTTCGAAATTGCGGGATTCAAGCCCGAAGAAGTAGATTCCGCCTCAAAGATTTATGACATCCTAACGGCAAAAAATGTTTCTAATATAAGCAGAAATGACAGCTATGGCGAACTATTAACCCTTTTATTCGATGAAACGGTGGAGCCGAAACTTATAAATCCTACTTTTGTGACGGATTATCCCGTCGAAAGCTCGCCTTTAGCGAGAAGGAACGATGAAGATCCCTCGGTTGCGGACAGGTTTGAGCTATTCATAGCAGGAAGGGAAATAGGAAATGCCTTTTCGGAGCTTAATGACCCGTTCGATCAGGAAGAAAGGTTTAAGTCGCAGGTGGATGCAAAAATTAAAGAAGGACTTCCTGTGGAAATGGACGACGACTACATCGAGGCGCTGAAACAGGGGCTTCCCCCCACTGCCGGCTGCGGTATAGGCATAGACAGGATTGTTATGCTTTTAACGAATTCGTATTCCATTAGAGATGTTATATTATTTCCGTTGCTTAAACCCGTTAACAAGTAA
- the fabZ gene encoding 3-hydroxyacyl-ACP dehydratase FabZ, with translation MGIQEILNLLPHRFPFLMVDKVIALEKGKSITAIKNTTINEPFFQGHFPSYPVMPGVLILEALAQAGGILAYKTEEDDDLKNMLTYFMGIDKARFRKPIFPGSTIVLNVELVKRKQFIWMFHGKALVDGKLCAEADLMASFVKP, from the coding sequence ATAGGTATTCAGGAGATACTAAATCTTCTTCCGCATAGATTTCCTTTTCTTATGGTGGATAAGGTTATTGCGCTCGAAAAAGGAAAATCTATTACCGCTATTAAAAATACCACAATTAATGAGCCGTTTTTTCAGGGGCACTTCCCGTCCTATCCCGTTATGCCAGGAGTGCTTATTCTGGAGGCATTAGCTCAGGCAGGGGGAATTCTTGCATATAAAACGGAAGAAGACGACGATCTAAAAAATATGCTCACTTATTTTATGGGAATAGATAAGGCAAGATTTAGAAAACCGATTTTCCCTGGAAGCACTATAGTATTGAATGTCGAGCTTGTTAAAAGAAAGCAGTTTATATGGATGTTTCACGGGAAAGCCTTAGTTGACGGAAAATTATGCGCAGAGGCAGACCTTATGGCTTCTTTTGTAAAACCATAA
- a CDS encoding acyl-ACP--UDP-N-acetylglucosamine O-acyltransferase, whose product MIDKTAIIYEGARIDDSTDVGPYTVIKDGVKIGKNNKIASHVVIEGNTTIGDNNKIFQFASIGSIPQDLKYRGEDTKLIIGNNNIIREYATFNTGTVTGNGITAVGDSNLFMMHVHVAHDCIIGNHVILANNATLAGHIEIHDYAILGGICAVHQFVRVGESALVAGGSMVVQDIPPYLIASGDRARIYGINRIGLERRGFSKEEIDKIKNAFKIIYKSKVTTKAALEKIKLELNGSDKIEKFTNFIEKSKRGITR is encoded by the coding sequence ATGATAGATAAAACCGCAATTATTTATGAAGGCGCCAGAATAGACGACTCAACGGATGTAGGGCCATATACCGTTATCAAAGACGGCGTAAAAATCGGCAAGAATAATAAAATCGCTTCCCATGTCGTTATAGAAGGAAATACCACGATAGGGGATAACAATAAAATATTTCAATTTGCTTCTATAGGTTCAATTCCGCAGGACCTTAAATACAGAGGGGAAGATACAAAACTTATCATAGGCAATAATAACATCATAAGGGAATATGCGACATTTAATACCGGAACCGTAACGGGAAACGGTATTACCGCGGTCGGCGATTCTAACCTGTTTATGATGCATGTTCATGTGGCGCATGATTGTATTATCGGTAATCATGTAATTCTCGCAAATAATGCGACATTAGCGGGCCATATCGAGATTCACGATTATGCCATATTGGGAGGTATTTGCGCCGTTCATCAGTTTGTCAGAGTCGGCGAATCGGCTTTAGTTGCCGGCGGTTCGATGGTTGTTCAGGATATTCCGCCGTATCTTATTGCATCTGGAGACAGGGCAAGGATATACGGGATAAATAGAATAGGCTTGGAAAGGAGGGGTTTTTCAAAAGAAGAAATAGATAAAATAAAAAATGCCTTTAAAATTATATATAAATCAAAAGTTACCACCAAAGCCGCATTAGAAAAAATAAAACTGGAGTTAAACGGTTCGGATAAAATAGAAAAGTTTACTAATTTTATCGAAAAATCCAAAAGGGGCATAACAAGGTAA
- a CDS encoding ABC transporter ATP-binding protein, whose protein sequence is MNKYHGIENQRSAGPAEPTSPAICLRKVSKIFKTGDETVSILDAADLEIKAGETFAITGESGTGKSTLLHIMGTLLKPDSGSVGYFENADIYGLTDKRLSEFRNENIGFVFQFHYLLNEFSCIENVAMPLYIRNEPKAKALKIARDYLCELGLEHRLNFKPYTLSGGEQQRAAIARALIGSPKVVLMDEPTGNLDPRHAEKLHEIIINLNKKYNKTLIVVTHDEEFSNMMGHKIKIVNGIIEHIN, encoded by the coding sequence ATGAATAAATATCATGGAATTGAAAATCAGCGGTCCGCAGGACCGGCGGAGCCAACCTCACCTGCAATATGCTTAAGGAAGGTAAGCAAAATATTTAAAACGGGGGACGAAACCGTCAGCATTCTTGACGCAGCCGATTTAGAAATAAAAGCCGGCGAGACATTTGCAATAACAGGGGAATCGGGCACAGGCAAAAGCACTCTGCTTCACATTATGGGGACGCTTTTAAAACCGGATTCGGGAAGTGTCGGGTATTTTGAAAATGCAGATATATACGGGCTGACGGATAAAAGACTTTCCGAATTTCGCAACGAAAATATAGGTTTTGTTTTTCAGTTTCATTATCTTTTAAACGAATTCAGCTGTATTGAAAATGTTGCCATGCCGCTATATATAAGGAATGAACCAAAAGCGAAGGCGTTAAAAATTGCGCGCGATTATTTATGCGAGCTGGGGCTTGAACACAGGCTGAATTTTAAGCCGTATACGCTTTCGGGAGGGGAACAACAGAGGGCGGCAATTGCAAGGGCTCTTATAGGCTCTCCAAAGGTTGTTTTAATGGACGAACCGACGGGTAATTTAGACCCGAGACATGCGGAAAAACTACACGAGATAATTATAAATCTAAATAAAAAATATAATAAGACGCTGATTGTCGTTACTCATGACGAAGAGTTTTCAAATATGATGGGACATAAAATTAAAATCGTAAACGGTATCATAGAACATATAAATTGA
- the bamA gene encoding outer membrane protein assembly factor BamA encodes MKFFRLSLFLLFISFVVFLNSTKAYALLNNKDVFVGFFHQKGTPALKNIDKSFTDVFKTYMDSKKPYFVLAYTLLKKPPYFNFNTKMNLAGIKRLGIKYHSNYIITGSIARFGSHYEIHAMLIEAADIYNSKTVKYSGAGKKSLEKSIYTLSQKVSSLILSRLKAEKIKKHVPVSKKIYSIRVKGNIRTGASFIASKIKIKKGGYYSIKKINESVKDLYKTGYFKNIMVNARAVPEGLAVTFIVSERPYIKYIKYSGNASVSVKKIKKVINLKVNSPYSSYGLDKALKILKFIYSAEGYYNAKIKVKKTTFQGNYIGIHFLINENSPVMVEKVEFEGNSSFPSAKLQSVMGIKTVNLLTWITGAGKFKKAKLNNQIIKLLGFYYNHGYINVRVRKPVFIFSKNKKYVTIIIKIVQGPQYRISNVDLEIKNVKKDSGEYISVKKLIITKVGDIFNRQYIEKEILNITKFYTNKGYAFANVEPSIKIRQKTNSVLIKLIVHKGKIAKFGKITITGNDVTYSYVILRALALYPGEEYNPKLIKISRQNLKNLMYFKHVAITTEKVPGESILDVKVHVKEQNTGKFTIGGGYSSATAFMAISSISESNLFGTGISASLNAQVGGPYQSYSFNILQPYLTYIFAKPLSFNLSLYDTFNGLYYEFAYRSVGGSITLGYPLYKNVLTEYFRYLLEEDTSVIIPGLLNILPQGRLITSEASLTTVYNTLNNPMVPTAGNLDSFRVSFAGPPIGGNDDFIKFVAQANHYIPLWWGTSFMQGAQAGYVTSTRSSVALPIYQRFFVGGIMNTYPLLGFMYDSVGPSQNGLLIGGTKMFTVQAKYSVPILKKMGFYGFLWWNAGNAWGQSEPVFPLDLVQAAGIGFNWYSPFGPITITYGKILGTPINGNNPTRIQFSLGQSFPGI; translated from the coding sequence ATGAAATTTTTCAGATTGTCTTTATTTTTACTTTTCATTTCTTTTGTTGTTTTTTTAAATTCGACAAAAGCTTATGCCTTATTAAACAACAAGGATGTGTTTGTCGGTTTTTTCCATCAAAAGGGGACTCCGGCATTAAAAAATATAGATAAATCGTTTACCGATGTTTTTAAAACCTATATGGATTCAAAAAAACCATACTTTGTATTAGCATACACGCTCCTTAAAAAACCGCCGTATTTTAATTTTAATACAAAGATGAACCTTGCCGGAATAAAAAGGCTTGGCATAAAATATCATTCAAATTATATTATAACAGGCAGCATCGCAAGGTTTGGATCTCATTACGAAATTCATGCCATGCTGATAGAGGCCGCGGATATTTATAACTCCAAAACGGTAAAATATTCGGGCGCCGGTAAAAAGTCTTTGGAAAAAAGCATTTATACCTTATCCCAAAAGGTGTCCTCGTTAATTTTGAGCCGCTTAAAAGCGGAAAAAATCAAAAAGCATGTGCCTGTTTCAAAAAAGATTTATTCTATCAGGGTAAAAGGTAATATAAGGACGGGCGCTTCATTTATCGCAAGCAAGATTAAGATAAAAAAAGGGGGTTATTATTCGATTAAAAAAATCAACGAAAGCGTTAAAGACCTTTATAAAACAGGGTATTTTAAAAATATAATGGTTAATGCCCGGGCCGTACCCGAAGGGCTGGCGGTTACTTTTATAGTGTCCGAAAGACCGTACATTAAATACATTAAATATTCGGGAAACGCCTCCGTAAGCGTAAAGAAAATCAAGAAGGTAATAAATCTGAAGGTTAATTCGCCTTATAGCTCTTATGGCTTAGATAAGGCGTTAAAAATTCTTAAATTTATATATTCGGCCGAGGGATATTATAATGCGAAGATAAAAGTAAAAAAGACAACCTTTCAAGGCAATTATATCGGCATCCATTTTCTTATAAACGAAAATTCCCCCGTAATGGTTGAGAAAGTTGAATTTGAAGGCAACAGCTCTTTCCCTTCGGCAAAGCTTCAATCCGTGATGGGCATAAAGACGGTTAATCTGCTGACATGGATAACGGGTGCGGGAAAGTTCAAGAAAGCAAAATTAAATAACCAGATTATTAAATTATTAGGTTTTTACTATAATCACGGTTATATAAATGTAAGGGTCAGAAAACCCGTATTCATTTTCTCTAAAAATAAGAAGTATGTAACAATTATCATAAAGATAGTCCAAGGGCCGCAGTATAGAATATCGAATGTTGACCTTGAAATAAAAAATGTTAAAAAGGATTCGGGGGAATATATTTCCGTTAAAAAACTTATAATCACAAAAGTGGGGGATATTTTTAACAGGCAATATATAGAAAAAGAGATACTGAATATTACCAAGTTCTACACAAATAAAGGGTATGCCTTTGCGAATGTCGAGCCGTCCATAAAAATCAGACAAAAAACAAATTCTGTTTTGATTAAACTAATCGTTCATAAGGGTAAGATTGCAAAATTCGGCAAAATTACGATAACCGGAAATGATGTTACTTACAGCTATGTCATACTTAGAGCGCTCGCTCTTTACCCCGGCGAGGAATATAACCCAAAGCTTATAAAAATATCGAGACAAAATTTAAAAAACTTGATGTATTTTAAGCATGTCGCCATCACCACCGAAAAGGTTCCGGGTGAAAGCATATTAGATGTCAAAGTGCATGTTAAGGAACAGAATACGGGTAAATTTACGATTGGCGGCGGGTATAGCTCTGCCACGGCTTTTATGGCAATATCGTCAATCTCCGAGTCAAATTTATTTGGGACGGGAATATCCGCCTCTTTAAATGCTCAGGTTGGCGGGCCGTATCAGTCGTATAGTTTTAATATTCTTCAGCCGTACCTTACTTATATTTTTGCGAAACCTTTATCGTTTAATTTATCTTTATATGACACCTTTAACGGTCTTTACTATGAATTTGCCTATCGTTCGGTCGGCGGTTCGATTACTTTAGGTTATCCGCTTTATAAAAATGTGCTTACGGAATATTTTAGGTACCTTTTAGAGGAAGACACATCGGTTATAATTCCCGGTCTTTTAAATATTTTGCCTCAGGGGAGATTGATAACGAGCGAGGCTTCTTTAACGACCGTTTATAACACATTAAATAATCCTATGGTTCCGACCGCGGGCAATTTAGACAGTTTCAGGGTCAGCTTTGCCGGTCCCCCGATCGGCGGCAATGACGATTTTATCAAATTTGTAGCGCAGGCAAACCACTATATACCGTTATGGTGGGGGACATCTTTCATGCAGGGGGCGCAGGCAGGTTATGTAACTTCAACCAGGTCTTCCGTTGCATTGCCGATATACCAGAGATTTTTTGTCGGCGGTATAATGAATACATACCCGCTTTTAGGATTTATGTACGATTCCGTCGGTCCCTCGCAAAACGGCTTGCTTATCGGCGGAACAAAGATGTTTACGGTTCAGGCAAAATATTCAGTACCCATTCTTAAAAAGATGGGCTTTTATGGATTTTTATGGTGGAATGCGGGTAATGCATGGGGGCAGAGCGAACCGGTATTTCCATTGGACCTCGTTCAGGCGGCGGGAATCGGTTTTAACTGGTATTCCCCGTTTGGACCCATAACTATTACTTATGGCAAAATACTTGGAACGCCGATAAACGGGAATAATCCGACGAGGATTCAGTTTAGCCTGGGTCAGAGTTTTCCTGGTATTTAG
- a CDS encoding lipoprotein-releasing ABC transporter permease subunit, with protein MTDDMNFHTNIALRYLKPKNNSFISLLSFISISGIAIGVMALIVVISVMSGFDRALENKVIGIESQIIVLNYNSSINHYDGVMKDISAIKGVKSVSPFIYTDVMISSAGTSTGSVLRGIDIKTEEKVTNLKKYLIKGSLNGLNGKKYNGIVLGKVLAQNLGVSVGDKVLIMSPEGQMTPFGIVPKTERFTVCGIINSGMYNYDSTFSFISIKNAQMFLGLPRGTVTGMEVKLDKIGLANLYAKKIERILNKKPSSSFYALSWEELNKNLFSAIRLEKLTMFIILSLIVLVAAFNIISTLIMVVMEKRKDIAILKSIGASSRDIMIIFMAQGIIIGLVGTSLGLISGFLIGYLEKTYHIISLPSSVYYITTLPVRMTPGEFIVIGSSALFLSFIATLYPSYKASKIDPAEGVRHE; from the coding sequence ATGACCGATGATATGAATTTTCATACAAATATTGCTCTTCGTTATTTAAAGCCGAAAAATAACTCCTTTATATCTTTGCTGAGTTTTATATCTATATCGGGCATAGCGATAGGCGTGATGGCTTTGATTGTAGTTATATCGGTAATGAGCGGTTTCGACCGTGCGCTCGAAAACAAAGTTATCGGAATCGAATCTCAAATTATTGTTTTAAATTATAACAGCTCCATTAATCATTATGACGGCGTGATGAAAGATATATCCGCCATAAAAGGGGTTAAAAGCGTTTCACCTTTCATTTATACGGATGTTATGATTTCTTCCGCCGGTACCTCAACAGGCAGCGTCTTAAGAGGAATCGATATTAAAACGGAGGAAAAGGTAACAAATCTAAAAAAGTATTTAATTAAAGGGAGTTTAAACGGGCTTAACGGCAAAAAGTACAACGGTATAGTGCTTGGAAAGGTTCTGGCGCAAAACCTCGGGGTTTCGGTAGGGGATAAGGTGCTTATAATGTCTCCCGAAGGGCAGATGACCCCGTTTGGTATTGTGCCGAAAACCGAAAGGTTCACCGTTTGCGGAATTATAAACAGCGGCATGTACAATTACGACTCCACATTTTCTTTTATCTCTATAAAAAATGCGCAGATGTTTTTGGGATTACCCCGCGGCACCGTAACGGGAATGGAGGTTAAACTTGATAAGATAGGGCTTGCAAACCTCTACGCAAAAAAGATAGAGAGAATATTAAACAAAAAGCCGTCATCCTCTTTTTATGCGTTAAGCTGGGAGGAACTTAACAAAAACCTATTTTCCGCCATAAGATTGGAAAAGCTTACTATGTTTATTATACTTTCCTTAATTGTATTAGTGGCGGCATTTAATATTATTTCTACATTGATTATGGTTGTTATGGAAAAACGCAAAGACATAGCCATATTAAAATCTATAGGTGCAAGTTCGAGGGATATAATGATTATTTTTATGGCCCAGGGCATCATAATAGGTCTTGTCGGAACTTCGCTCGGGCTTATATCGGGTTTTTTAATCGGTTACCTTGAAAAGACTTATCATATAATAAGCCTGCCGTCCTCTGTTTATTACATAACAACCCTGCCTGTAAGAATGACCCCGGGCGAGTTTATAGTTATCGGATCCAGCGCCCTTTTTTTAAGCTTTATAGCAACGCTGTACCCTTCCTATAAAGCAAGCAAAATAGATCCTGCTGAGGGCGTAAGACATGAATAA
- the lpxD gene encoding UDP-3-O-(3-hydroxymyristoyl)glucosamine N-acyltransferase gives MAIPLNDIVSKLSLHSIGKLPADIFISGAGSLQGAKSDEISFISNLKYLKYLSETKACAVIMDYESLKRELPSGIKFLILDSKNPYLAFAKATQLFSGKNSLDKTVSKDFLQYARVDKTALISENSILYPGVFVDAGSVIGKDCNIMSNVFIGKNVKIGDSVKIYPNVTVYDNSKIGNNCIIHSGSVIGSDGFGYARDKNGYVKIIHSGYVILDDDVELGANVTVDRGVADFTKIGRGTKIDNLSQIAHNVIIGSNCVIAAQTGIAGSSEVGDNVTIGGQVGIAGHIRIGNGVIIAAQSGVAHNIKDNDIISGSPAFSIKDWRSSVVLFKRLPELFKRIKDIEKTRD, from the coding sequence ATGGCCATACCGCTTAACGACATTGTTTCAAAGTTATCTTTACACAGCATAGGCAAACTTCCGGCAGATATTTTTATTTCGGGAGCAGGCTCTTTGCAGGGAGCGAAAAGCGATGAGATTTCGTTTATTTCAAATTTAAAATATCTTAAATATCTTAGCGAAACAAAGGCTTGTGCGGTAATTATGGATTACGAGTCTTTAAAACGGGAACTTCCTTCGGGAATTAAATTCCTTATACTCGACTCAAAAAATCCTTATTTAGCCTTTGCAAAAGCAACGCAGTTATTTAGCGGGAAGAATAGTTTAGACAAAACGGTTTCTAAGGATTTTCTGCAATATGCCAGAGTCGATAAAACTGCGTTAATAAGCGAAAACTCTATATTATACCCGGGCGTTTTTGTAGATGCCGGTTCGGTTATAGGTAAAGATTGCAATATAATGAGCAATGTTTTTATCGGAAAAAATGTTAAGATAGGGGACAGCGTCAAGATTTATCCGAATGTTACCGTTTACGACAATTCTAAAATAGGTAATAACTGCATAATTCATTCAGGTTCCGTTATAGGAAGCGACGGATTTGGGTATGCCAGAGATAAAAACGGCTATGTGAAAATTATTCATTCAGGTTATGTTATTCTGGATGACGATGTCGAATTAGGCGCCAATGTTACCGTCGATAGGGGTGTTGCCGATTTTACTAAAATAGGCAGGGGAACAAAGATAGACAATCTGTCCCAGATTGCTCATAATGTAATAATCGGCAGCAATTGCGTTATTGCCGCACAAACCGGAATTGCCGGCAGTTCGGAGGTAGGAGATAATGTGACGATCGGCGGGCAGGTGGGTATTGCAGGGCACATCAGGATAGGGAACGGCGTTATAATAGCGGCACAGTCGGGCGTTGCGCATAACATAAAGGATAACGACATCATATCCGGTTCCCCGGCTTTTTCTATTAAAGATTGGCGCAGTTCGGTTGTGCTATTCAAAAGACTCCCCGAACTTTTTAAAAGAATAAAAGATATCGAAAAGACAAGGGACTAA